One stretch of Lytechinus variegatus isolate NC3 chromosome 17, Lvar_3.0, whole genome shotgun sequence DNA includes these proteins:
- the LOC121430752 gene encoding zinc finger protein 708-like isoform X1, with amino-acid sequence MAQQLDVQVYFTAEEWAKISDYEKICIKNIKENYEMMLKVGLDVSPPMFMRRHQHEIKKEIIEENDGKNGDDKSQGSADVHNHQGIPGHIEKIELHEENMNTYTIKVETEYDDDGTPLHEAYYTAGEQINDLIEWSNYDGAPQTQTKPTSSGDQGNQSGDLNSQSCDQKTEGTHTRSKRQAGGKAKSFPEPDSGIYRCEHCESPYAIPLILARHLKYKHGVQGIFLPSFASKKDVLQFFNGDIQGPTCNTNRYLPHSHEITESERNGENTREESCGKIERCHAHDNSDKAFVCEQSVTAHKRIHTDEKPYACDQCSKVFRCKQDLKRHKQIHTGKKPYVCDQCGKAFNRNQVLKRHKLIHTGEKPYACDQCGKGFIRKDRLISHILTHTGELPFVCDTCGKAFHSGDCLRSHKLIHTGEKPYVCDQCNKAFFYKRDLRTHKRIHTGEKPFVCDHCNMAFRYLGSLRRHKQIHTGKKPFVCDQCGKAFNRGENLRKHKRIHTGEKPFACDQCGKAFNDNGDLKKHKLIHTGEKPYVCDHCDKAFVSKQSFTAHKFIHTGEKPYACDQCSKAFRCKRDLKRHKRIHTGEKPYTCDQCGKGFIRKERLKTHKLTHTGELPFVCNTCGKAFRSGDGLRSHNCSMQVKSRMYVIYVVKLFVGNGISKDINKSIQARSRMYVISVVKLLSMNVALEHMNLSTLMRDLLYVISVARPLINIKLSKDINSSIQVKSCMLVINVVRALFVKKVLKHIY; translated from the exons ATGGCTCAACAATTAGATGTCCAGGTTTACTTCACAGCTGAGGAATGGGCAAAGATCAGCGATTATGAGAAGATCTGTATCAAGAACATCAAAGAAAACTATGAGATGATGCTAAAAGTTG GATTGGATGTCAGTCCACCAATGTTCATGCGACGACATCAACATGAAATTAAGAAAGAGATCATAGAAGAAAATGATGGCAAGAATGGGGACGACAAATCACAAG GATCTGCCGATGTTCATAATCATCAGGGAATACCAGGTCATATAGAGAAGATTGAGCTTCATGAGGAGAATATGAATACT TACACGATAAAAGTAGAGActgagtatgatgatgatggcactCCGCTTCATGAGGCTTATTACACTGCAGGAGAACAAATCAATGATCTCATTGAATGGAGTAACTATGATGGAGCTCCCCAGACACAGACCAAGCCAACATCGTCAGGTGATCAGGGTAATCAGTCAGGTGATCTCAACAGTCAGTCATGTGATCAGAAGACTGAAGGCACTCATACAAGAAGTAAAAGACAAGCTGGTGGAAAGGCTAAATCTTTCCCAGAACCAG ATTCTGGAATCTATAGATGCGAGCACTGTGAATCGCCCTATGCTATTCCTCTCATCTTGGCAAGACATCTCAAGTACAAGCATGGTGTACAAGGTATATTCCTGCCTTCATTTGCATCAAAGAAAGATGTTCTACAGTTTTTCAATGGAGACATACAAGGTCCGACCTGCAACACAAATAGATATCTACCTCATAGTCATGAAATTACAGAATCAGAAAGAAACGGAGAAAATACGAGAGAGGAATCATGCGGTAAGATAGAAAGGTGCCATGCACACGATAACAGTGATAAGGCATTTGTTTGCGAACAAAGTGTTACAGCACATAAACGTATCCACACTGATGAGAAACCCTATGCATGTGATCAGTGTAGTAAAGTTTTTCGTTGTAAACAGGATCTCAAAAGACATAAACAGATTCATACAGGTAAAAAGCCCTACGTGTGTGATCAGTGTGGTAAGGCGTTTAATCGAAATCAAGTTCTTAAAAGACATAAACtaatccatacaggtgagaagcCATATGCttgtgatcaatgtggtaaggGCTTTATTCGAAAAGACAGACTTATATCACATATACTAACCCACACAGGTGAGTTACCTTTTGTATGTGATACATGTGGTAAAGCATTTCATAGTGGTGATTGTTTAAGAAGCCATAAATTGATCCATACGGGTGAAAAGCCATATGTATGTGATCAATGTaataaagcttttttttataaacgGGATCTCAGAACACATAAAcgaatccatacaggtgagaaaCCCTTTGTATGTGATCATTGTAATATGGCATTTAGATATTTAGGCAGTCTTAGAAGACATAAACAGATTCATACAGGTAAAAAGCCCTTtgtatgtgatcaatgtggAAAAGCATTTAATCGAGGAGAAAATCTCAGAAAACATAAACGAATCCATACAGGTGAAAAGCCCTTTGCATGTGATCAGTGTGGTAAGGCctttaatgataatggtgatctaaaaaaacataaacTAATCCACACGGGTGAAAAGCCGTATGTATGTGATCATTGTGATAAGGCCTTTGTTAGCAAACAAAGTTTTACAGCTcataaatttatccacactggtGAGAAACCCTATGCATGTGATCAATGTAGTAAAGCTTTTCGTTGTAAACGGGATCTCAAAAGACATAAACGAATCCATACAGGTGAAAAGCCGTATACttgtgatcaatgtggtaaggGCTTTATTCGAAAAGAAAGACTTAAAACACATAAACTAACCCACACAGGTGAGTTACCTTTTGTATGTAATACTTGTGGTAAAGCATTTCGTAGCGGTGATGGTTTAAGAAGCCATAATTGTTCCATGCAGGTGAAAAGCCGTATGTATGTGATCTATGTAGTAAAACTTTTTGTGGGAAACGGGATCTCCAAAGACATAAACAAATCCATACAGGCGAGAAGCCGTATGTATGTGATCAGTGTGGTAAAGCTTTTGTCCATGAATGTAGCCTTAGAGCACATGAACTTATCCACACTGATGAGAGACCTTTTGTATGTGATCAGTGTGGCAAGGCCTTTAATCAACATCAAGCTCTCAAAAGACATAAACTCATCCATACAGGTGAAAAGCTGTATGCttgtgatcaatgtggtaaggGCTTTATTCGTAAAGAAAGTCTTAAAACACATATACTAA
- the LOC121430752 gene encoding zinc finger protein 708-like isoform X2, translating to MAQQLDVQVYFTAEEWAKISDYEKICIKNIKENYEMMLKVGLDVSPPMFMRRHQHEIKKEIIEENDGKNGDDKSQGSADVHNHQGIPGHIEKIELHEENMNTYTIKVETEYDDDGTPLHEAYYTAGEQINDLIEWSNYDGAPQTQTKPTSSGDQGNQSGDLNSQSCDQKTEGTHTRSKRQAGGKAKSFPEPDSGIYRCEHCESPYAIPLILARHLKYKHGVQGIFLPSFASKKDVLQFFNGDIQGPTCNTNRYLPHSHEITESERNGENTREESCGKIERCHAHDNSDKAFVCEQSVTAHKRIHTDEKPYACDQCSKVFRCKQDLKRHKQIHTGKKPYVCDQCGKAFNRNQVLKRHKLIHTGEKPYACDQCGKGFIRKDRLISHILTHTGELPFVCDTCGKAFHSGDCLRSHKLIHTGEKPYVCDQCNKAFFYKRDLRTHKRIHTGEKPFVCDHCNMAFRYLGSLRRHKQIHTGKKPFVCDQCGKAFNRGENLRKHKRIHTGEKPFACDQCGKAFNDNGDLKKHKLIHTGEKPYVCDHCDKAFVSKQSFTAHKFIHTGEKPYACDQCSKAFRCKRDLKRHKRIHTGEKPYTCDQCGKGFIRKERLKTHKLTHTGELPFVCNTCGKAFRSGDGLRSHNCSMQVKSRMYVIYVVKLFVGNGISKDINKSIQARSRMYVISVVKLLSMNVALEHMNLSTLMRDLLYVISVARPLVKIVFSKDIN from the exons ATGGCTCAACAATTAGATGTCCAGGTTTACTTCACAGCTGAGGAATGGGCAAAGATCAGCGATTATGAGAAGATCTGTATCAAGAACATCAAAGAAAACTATGAGATGATGCTAAAAGTTG GATTGGATGTCAGTCCACCAATGTTCATGCGACGACATCAACATGAAATTAAGAAAGAGATCATAGAAGAAAATGATGGCAAGAATGGGGACGACAAATCACAAG GATCTGCCGATGTTCATAATCATCAGGGAATACCAGGTCATATAGAGAAGATTGAGCTTCATGAGGAGAATATGAATACT TACACGATAAAAGTAGAGActgagtatgatgatgatggcactCCGCTTCATGAGGCTTATTACACTGCAGGAGAACAAATCAATGATCTCATTGAATGGAGTAACTATGATGGAGCTCCCCAGACACAGACCAAGCCAACATCGTCAGGTGATCAGGGTAATCAGTCAGGTGATCTCAACAGTCAGTCATGTGATCAGAAGACTGAAGGCACTCATACAAGAAGTAAAAGACAAGCTGGTGGAAAGGCTAAATCTTTCCCAGAACCAG ATTCTGGAATCTATAGATGCGAGCACTGTGAATCGCCCTATGCTATTCCTCTCATCTTGGCAAGACATCTCAAGTACAAGCATGGTGTACAAGGTATATTCCTGCCTTCATTTGCATCAAAGAAAGATGTTCTACAGTTTTTCAATGGAGACATACAAGGTCCGACCTGCAACACAAATAGATATCTACCTCATAGTCATGAAATTACAGAATCAGAAAGAAACGGAGAAAATACGAGAGAGGAATCATGCGGTAAGATAGAAAGGTGCCATGCACACGATAACAGTGATAAGGCATTTGTTTGCGAACAAAGTGTTACAGCACATAAACGTATCCACACTGATGAGAAACCCTATGCATGTGATCAGTGTAGTAAAGTTTTTCGTTGTAAACAGGATCTCAAAAGACATAAACAGATTCATACAGGTAAAAAGCCCTACGTGTGTGATCAGTGTGGTAAGGCGTTTAATCGAAATCAAGTTCTTAAAAGACATAAACtaatccatacaggtgagaagcCATATGCttgtgatcaatgtggtaaggGCTTTATTCGAAAAGACAGACTTATATCACATATACTAACCCACACAGGTGAGTTACCTTTTGTATGTGATACATGTGGTAAAGCATTTCATAGTGGTGATTGTTTAAGAAGCCATAAATTGATCCATACGGGTGAAAAGCCATATGTATGTGATCAATGTaataaagcttttttttataaacgGGATCTCAGAACACATAAAcgaatccatacaggtgagaaaCCCTTTGTATGTGATCATTGTAATATGGCATTTAGATATTTAGGCAGTCTTAGAAGACATAAACAGATTCATACAGGTAAAAAGCCCTTtgtatgtgatcaatgtggAAAAGCATTTAATCGAGGAGAAAATCTCAGAAAACATAAACGAATCCATACAGGTGAAAAGCCCTTTGCATGTGATCAGTGTGGTAAGGCctttaatgataatggtgatctaaaaaaacataaacTAATCCACACGGGTGAAAAGCCGTATGTATGTGATCATTGTGATAAGGCCTTTGTTAGCAAACAAAGTTTTACAGCTcataaatttatccacactggtGAGAAACCCTATGCATGTGATCAATGTAGTAAAGCTTTTCGTTGTAAACGGGATCTCAAAAGACATAAACGAATCCATACAGGTGAAAAGCCGTATACttgtgatcaatgtggtaaggGCTTTATTCGAAAAGAAAGACTTAAAACACATAAACTAACCCACACAGGTGAGTTACCTTTTGTATGTAATACTTGTGGTAAAGCATTTCGTAGCGGTGATGGTTTAAGAAGCCATAATTGTTCCATGCAGGTGAAAAGCCGTATGTATGTGATCTATGTAGTAAAACTTTTTGTGGGAAACGGGATCTCCAAAGACATAAACAAATCCATACAGGCGAGAAGCCGTATGTATGTGATCAGTGTGGTAAAGCTTTTGTCCATGAATGTAGCCTTAGAGCACATGAACTTATCCACACTGATGAGAGACCTTTTGTATGTGATCAGTGTGGCAAGGC CTTTAGTCAAAATCGTGTTCTCAAAAGACATAAACTAA